The following are encoded together in the Pedobacter steynii genome:
- a CDS encoding SusC/RagA family TonB-linked outer membrane protein, producing MEKKFTFKRKSIFLLMLFSVLTFGQRALAQQRQINGKVNGAANGLPIPGAVVKVKGKTGGVSTDSQGLYRISAETGDILQFSSIGFVAKEIKVGAANVIDINLEDDLQNLSEVVVVGYGVQQKKLITGATVQVKGETLQKQSSTNALQGLQGLTPGVQIASTSGQPGEGMKVTIRGLGTVGNSGPLYVVDGVLTGDITYLNPADIESIDILKDAASAAIYGSQAANGVVLVTTRQGKRGQSAQITFDMYAGIQDVAKKAELLNSAQYASMMNEAAINGGKQPIFSNAEIDALGAGTNWLDEMLVKNAPTQNYVLGASGASETSVYSLGLSYTGQAGVVGGKKLSNYQRYGFRINSEHNFYKDILKIGQHLTYSDIKNNGIGVGNQYNNSLRGAFNTSPFVPVYDDQGNFFDNSKSTWNNGEANPYALMVLNNQNRRNTQRLLGDIYLVVEPIKNLKFRTSLGMDYSAGESNSFKPIYNLSIYAYNTVTSASQSMNKGKSLIWDNLLSYKFDLKKDHVFEVMAGSSAYRADGSNIFGTNTNLIFEDLDHAWLSNALNKNSAGIIIGGGPIDADRRLSYFGRLNYNYKEKYLINATFRADGSSRFAAQNRWGYFPSVSAGWIVTNESFLEGQKGWLDFLKLRASWGQVGNQNIAAFQYLSPITFDKVNYIFGDKEGVLTPGAYPSRLGNPNVKWETSEQTDLGFDATLLKGKLSVNFDWYKKTTKDWLISAPILATAGALPPFINGGNVKNSGLELAVSYKSHINEFNYSIGINGAYNKNEVGKIPTADGIIHGSSNQLYDNSSEFYRAENGFPIGYFWGLKTAGIFQNVDEVANYKAPNGKVIQPAAAPGDVKYVDQNGDGIIDNLDRGMIGKPNPDYTFGINLTADYKGFDFSLVASGVVGNDIVQSYRNQSGQYGNYTTRILDRWHGEGTSNTIPRVTDDNRNWTSFSDLYLQKGDYLRLSNITIGYDFGKVLKKSYLKQLRLYASALNVYTFTKYDGMDPEIGYGTEGFASGIDIGYYPRPRTFLFGANLRF from the coding sequence ATGGAAAAGAAATTCACTTTCAAAAGGAAGAGCATCTTTTTGCTGATGCTGTTCTCTGTGCTGACTTTCGGTCAGCGGGCACTGGCACAACAGCGCCAGATCAATGGAAAGGTAAACGGAGCAGCCAATGGGTTGCCTATTCCGGGAGCTGTCGTGAAAGTTAAGGGTAAAACCGGGGGTGTAAGCACAGATAGCCAGGGGCTTTACCGGATCAGTGCTGAAACCGGCGATATTCTGCAATTCAGCTCTATTGGATTTGTGGCTAAAGAAATCAAGGTCGGGGCAGCCAATGTCATCGATATAAATCTTGAAGATGACCTGCAAAATCTATCGGAGGTCGTTGTGGTGGGCTATGGTGTACAACAGAAAAAACTGATTACCGGGGCTACGGTCCAGGTAAAAGGGGAAACCTTGCAAAAACAAAGCAGTACAAATGCTTTACAGGGATTACAGGGCCTGACTCCCGGTGTACAGATTGCTTCTACTTCCGGACAACCCGGCGAAGGAATGAAGGTCACCATTCGTGGACTAGGGACGGTGGGCAATTCAGGCCCCTTGTATGTTGTGGATGGAGTGCTTACCGGAGACATCACTTACCTGAATCCTGCAGATATCGAATCTATTGACATCCTGAAAGATGCTGCTTCGGCGGCGATCTACGGTTCTCAGGCTGCCAATGGCGTAGTTTTAGTGACCACCAGGCAGGGAAAACGCGGACAGAGCGCTCAGATTACTTTTGATATGTATGCCGGTATTCAGGATGTGGCCAAAAAAGCAGAGCTGCTCAACTCCGCTCAATATGCTTCCATGATGAATGAGGCGGCAATAAACGGAGGAAAACAACCAATCTTCAGCAATGCCGAGATTGATGCACTGGGAGCAGGAACGAACTGGCTCGACGAGATGCTGGTTAAAAATGCGCCGACACAAAATTATGTGCTTGGAGCTTCCGGTGCTTCGGAGACCTCGGTATACTCTCTTGGTTTGTCTTATACCGGACAGGCAGGGGTAGTTGGTGGAAAGAAACTATCTAACTATCAACGCTATGGTTTTAGGATCAATTCTGAGCATAATTTTTATAAAGACATTCTTAAGATCGGTCAGCATCTGACTTATTCCGATATCAAAAACAATGGAATTGGGGTAGGTAATCAATATAATAATTCCTTACGCGGTGCATTTAATACCAGCCCTTTTGTTCCGGTTTATGACGATCAGGGTAATTTCTTTGACAACAGTAAGTCGACCTGGAATAATGGAGAGGCAAATCCATACGCCTTAATGGTGCTTAATAATCAGAACAGACGCAATACTCAAAGGTTGTTGGGCGATATCTACCTGGTGGTGGAGCCTATCAAAAACCTGAAATTCAGAACAAGTCTGGGAATGGACTATAGTGCCGGAGAAAGTAATTCTTTTAAACCGATTTACAACCTTTCTATTTATGCCTACAATACGGTAACCAGCGCAAGCCAGTCGATGAATAAAGGCAAGTCTTTGATTTGGGATAACCTGTTAAGTTATAAGTTCGACCTTAAGAAAGACCATGTTTTTGAAGTCATGGCAGGAAGTTCGGCATATCGTGCCGATGGCTCCAATATTTTTGGTACTAATACGAACCTGATATTTGAAGACCTGGACCATGCCTGGCTGAGTAATGCGCTCAATAAGAACAGTGCAGGAATTATCATTGGTGGGGGGCCTATTGATGCAGATCGCAGGCTTTCTTATTTCGGTCGTTTAAATTATAATTACAAAGAAAAATACCTGATCAATGCGACTTTCAGGGCTGATGGTTCTTCCAGGTTTGCCGCTCAAAACCGCTGGGGCTATTTCCCATCAGTTTCCGCAGGCTGGATTGTAACCAATGAAAGTTTCCTTGAAGGACAGAAAGGATGGCTAGACTTCCTGAAACTCCGCGCCAGCTGGGGACAGGTAGGAAATCAGAACATCGCGGCATTCCAATACTTATCACCAATTACCTTCGATAAAGTCAACTATATTTTTGGAGATAAAGAAGGTGTACTTACGCCGGGTGCTTATCCAAGCAGACTCGGTAATCCTAATGTGAAATGGGAAACTTCTGAACAAACAGACCTTGGTTTTGATGCGACCCTGCTTAAAGGAAAGTTGAGTGTAAATTTCGACTGGTATAAAAAAACAACCAAAGACTGGTTGATTTCCGCTCCGATTCTTGCCACTGCAGGAGCATTACCTCCCTTCATTAATGGTGGGAATGTGAAAAACTCGGGTCTAGAACTGGCGGTATCTTATAAAAGCCACATTAATGAATTCAATTATTCCATAGGAATAAATGGCGCTTATAACAAAAATGAGGTGGGGAAGATTCCTACAGCGGATGGCATCATTCATGGATCATCAAACCAGCTTTACGACAACTCATCGGAATTTTACCGTGCTGAAAATGGATTCCCTATCGGATATTTCTGGGGATTAAAAACTGCGGGTATTTTCCAGAATGTGGACGAGGTGGCCAATTATAAGGCACCTAATGGCAAAGTAATCCAGCCTGCTGCAGCTCCCGGTGATGTGAAATATGTAGACCAGAATGGAGATGGCATTATCGATAACCTGGATCGGGGAATGATAGGTAAGCCTAATCCCGATTATACCTTTGGGATTAACCTGACCGCAGATTATAAAGGATTTGATTTTTCCCTGGTTGCTTCGGGTGTTGTGGGAAATGACATCGTTCAATCTTACCGCAACCAGTCCGGGCAATATGGTAACTATACAACCAGAATTCTGGACCGCTGGCATGGAGAGGGGACTTCTAATACCATTCCCCGTGTTACCGACGACAATAGAAACTGGACTTCTTTCTCTGACTTGTACCTGCAAAAGGGTGATTATTTAAGACTCAGCAACATTACCATTGGTTATGATTTCGGAAAAGTGTTGAAAAAGAGTTACCTGAAGCAATTGCGGTTGTATGCCTCTGCATTGAACGTTTATACTTTCACCAAATATGACGGTATGGATCCTGAAATCGGCTATGGTACAGAAGGGTTCGCTTCCGGCATCGACATTGGCTATTATCCAAGACCAAGAACATTCCTGTTTGGTGCTAACCTTAGATTTTAA
- a CDS encoding PLP-dependent aminotransferase family protein — protein MNSPISLQLFNKISFAPSSHRAVYLQLSDVILSSIKKGKLRSGQKLPGSREVAALLKINRITVARAYEELQSQGWLESFVGSGTFVSSHIIDHEPENLGGGLVPASLKKAGFVMPSQNYLDSASDHPIMELHLDDGYPDARLAPLKEFYRAYRTQLTRSGLYDKFGSYGNPAGPGYYREAIASHLNETRGLKAKADNILSVRGTLMGINLVCSALINPGDVIVSGIPGWKRAEHNFIHARARHIGIKIDEHGIIVDELREICRKQTVRMVYVTPHHHYPTTVSLRIDRRLELLRLANEYGFIIFEDDYDYDFHYKHSPLLPLASADENGMVIYCGSFGKSFSPAFRMGYLVAAENVIQHLARVRILLDRQGDHILDNAMAELLNDNTVRRYLRKSLAVYEERRDLFCGLLSAELKDKVSFAIPEGGMTVWTEFDPSINLEELAKKAFRKGLYISDGKAHQYPDYKTNGVRLGFASSSKEELIKSVEILKGLEY, from the coding sequence ATGAATAGTCCAATTTCCCTGCAGCTTTTCAATAAGATCTCATTTGCTCCTTCTTCCCACAGAGCTGTTTATCTTCAGCTTTCAGATGTGATCCTATCCTCAATAAAAAAGGGCAAACTTCGCTCCGGACAAAAGTTGCCTGGTTCGAGAGAAGTCGCCGCTTTATTGAAAATTAACAGAATTACAGTTGCCAGGGCCTATGAAGAATTACAAAGCCAGGGCTGGCTGGAAAGCTTTGTGGGCAGCGGCACCTTCGTATCCTCACATATTATAGATCACGAACCAGAAAACCTGGGTGGGGGCCTTGTACCTGCTTCATTAAAAAAGGCCGGTTTTGTAATGCCGTCCCAGAACTACCTGGATAGCGCCTCTGATCATCCCATTATGGAGTTACATTTAGACGATGGTTACCCGGATGCCAGACTGGCACCACTAAAGGAGTTTTATCGGGCTTACCGTACTCAGTTAACGCGTAGCGGATTATATGATAAATTTGGTAGTTACGGCAATCCTGCGGGCCCGGGCTATTACAGGGAGGCGATAGCGAGCCACCTTAATGAGACGAGAGGTTTAAAAGCAAAGGCGGATAATATTCTTTCTGTAAGAGGAACTTTAATGGGCATTAACCTGGTCTGTAGTGCTTTGATCAATCCTGGCGATGTCATAGTTTCAGGTATTCCGGGTTGGAAAAGAGCAGAACATAATTTTATCCATGCCAGGGCCAGACATATCGGAATAAAAATAGATGAACACGGAATCATAGTTGATGAACTGAGGGAAATCTGCAGGAAACAAACCGTAAGAATGGTCTACGTCACACCGCATCATCATTATCCCACTACCGTATCGCTCCGTATCGACCGGAGGTTGGAACTTTTGAGACTGGCTAATGAATATGGCTTTATCATTTTTGAAGATGATTACGATTATGATTTTCACTATAAGCATAGCCCATTATTGCCACTGGCCAGTGCCGATGAAAATGGAATGGTAATTTACTGCGGTTCATTCGGAAAAAGCTTTTCCCCTGCTTTCCGCATGGGATATCTGGTCGCGGCAGAAAATGTGATACAACACCTTGCCCGGGTTCGTATCTTGCTGGACAGACAGGGGGATCATATTTTAGACAATGCAATGGCGGAGCTGTTAAACGATAATACGGTACGCCGTTACCTTAGGAAATCTTTGGCAGTATATGAAGAAAGACGTGACCTCTTCTGCGGATTATTAAGTGCTGAATTGAAAGATAAGGTCAGCTTTGCTATTCCTGAAGGAGGTATGACAGTCTGGACGGAATTTGATCCCTCCATAAATCTGGAAGAACTGGCAAAAAAAGCGTTCAGAAAAGGGCTTTATATATCCGATGGTAAAGCACACCAATACCCTGACTACAAAACGAACGGTGTTCGTCTGGGATTTGCCTCTTCTTCAAAAGAAGAATTGATAAAAAGTGTGGAAATTCTCAAAGGGCTTGAATATTAA
- a CDS encoding sodium/sugar symporter, whose protein sequence is MNNNLVTTDYVVFIIYFLVVSGYGYYIYRQRKKNEHDAKAFFLAEGTLTWWAIGASLIASNISAEQFIGMSGEGFFLGIAVAAYEWIAAIALIIVAVWFIPVYLKNKIYTMPQFLKTRYNESVALIMAVFWLFLYVFVNLTSILYLGAVAINGLTGGDYLHVIMIGLAVFALIISLGGMKVVAYTDVIQVAVLIFGGLVTTYIALTVVGQKFGVGANAIAGFQVLMDHAPEHFKMIIPKPTAESTQNEISKYLTFPGLASYVAGIWIINLNYWGCNQYITQRALGADLKTARTGILFAGLLKLMMPLIVMLPGIAAFVLYKGGHLPQLIGGKDGAYSAILTFLPTGLKGLSVAALTAAIVASLAGKVNSISTIFTLDIYAKYFKKGTEEKNLVLVGRTTVFVGMILAVLFTWNDLLGIGGEGGFTFIQKYTGFISPGVFAMFILGMFWKRTTGSAAIAGVLAGFLFSVFFNEMAPGLLGNDTFLYTAYPNGKGGFEIPFHICMGLSFFFTMAIMILMSLAGPKVNPKAFELDKSMFKVAPSTMALIVITLLLIAALYVKFW, encoded by the coding sequence ATGAACAACAATTTAGTAACTACAGATTATGTAGTTTTCATCATCTACTTTTTAGTCGTTTCCGGCTATGGATATTACATCTACCGACAGCGTAAAAAGAACGAGCATGATGCCAAAGCGTTTTTTCTGGCTGAAGGAACGCTGACCTGGTGGGCCATTGGTGCTTCCCTGATTGCCTCCAATATTTCTGCCGAACAATTTATCGGTATGAGTGGCGAAGGTTTCTTTCTGGGAATCGCTGTAGCGGCTTACGAATGGATTGCAGCCATCGCGCTGATTATCGTTGCGGTATGGTTCATTCCGGTCTATCTCAAGAATAAGATCTATACCATGCCCCAGTTTCTGAAGACCAGGTATAATGAATCCGTTGCCCTGATTATGGCCGTTTTCTGGCTGTTTTTATACGTATTCGTGAATCTGACCTCTATTCTTTATCTGGGTGCAGTGGCCATTAACGGCCTTACAGGTGGAGATTATCTGCATGTGATCATGATCGGACTTGCGGTATTTGCGCTGATCATTTCCCTGGGAGGCATGAAAGTAGTGGCCTATACCGATGTGATTCAGGTAGCGGTACTGATCTTCGGGGGATTGGTGACTACTTATATTGCCTTAACAGTCGTTGGTCAGAAATTTGGTGTTGGTGCCAATGCCATCGCCGGATTCCAGGTATTGATGGATCATGCTCCAGAGCATTTCAAAATGATCATCCCTAAACCTACTGCGGAATCGACACAAAATGAGATCAGTAAATACCTTACCTTCCCTGGATTGGCATCCTATGTAGCCGGTATCTGGATCATTAACCTTAACTACTGGGGATGTAACCAATACATCACCCAACGTGCTTTGGGCGCAGATCTTAAAACAGCAAGAACAGGTATTCTTTTCGCCGGTCTATTAAAGCTAATGATGCCGCTGATCGTGATGTTGCCAGGTATTGCGGCGTTTGTATTGTACAAAGGCGGGCATTTACCTCAACTGATTGGTGGTAAAGACGGGGCTTATTCCGCAATACTTACCTTTTTACCAACCGGTCTTAAGGGATTATCTGTAGCGGCATTAACCGCGGCAATCGTGGCTTCTCTTGCCGGGAAAGTAAACAGCATTTCGACGATCTTCACTCTGGATATATATGCCAAGTATTTTAAAAAAGGTACTGAAGAAAAGAACCTGGTTTTAGTGGGTAGGACAACCGTATTTGTGGGCATGATCCTAGCGGTGCTCTTTACCTGGAACGATCTTCTGGGAATCGGTGGAGAAGGTGGGTTTACCTTTATCCAGAAATATACCGGTTTTATCAGTCCGGGGGTATTTGCCATGTTTATCCTGGGGATGTTCTGGAAAAGAACAACTGGTAGTGCGGCAATTGCAGGTGTACTGGCCGGATTCCTCTTCTCCGTTTTCTTTAATGAAATGGCTCCGGGTCTGCTTGGCAATGATACCTTCCTGTACACCGCTTATCCAAACGGTAAAGGTGGTTTTGAGATTCCGTTCCATATCTGTATGGGTCTCTCTTTCTTCTTTACCATGGCCATTATGATTCTGATGAGTCTGGCGGGACCTAAGGTAAATCCTAAAGCTTTCGAACTGGATAAATCCATGTTCAAGGTGGCCCCATCTACAATGGCGCTGATTGTGATTACATTATTGCTTATTGCAGCATTGTATGTGAAGTTCTGGTAG
- a CDS encoding aldose epimerase family protein has product MNNRLYPTCLALVFIGVLSGCTSSLNKKNAFSDTSAVSTLWVPDSGAFKGEVKGKTVGLYTLVNKNNAKAVITNYGGRLVSLSVPDAKNGFTDVILGYDSLKSYQKKGEPFFGALIGRYGNRIAKGKFNLDGKPYQLELNDGINTLHGGSSGFYAQVWDAKKVNDQTLELSYFSKDGEGGYPGNLKVKVTYELTDDNEVKISYTANTDKNTVVNLTNHAYFNLNGAGDSTITDHLLSIDADSYTPVDETLIPTGKIEKLAGTPFDFNKPTLIGARINESNEQLKYGKGYDHNFVLRKAAGLQKVATVSSPKTGIVMEILTEEPGLQFYSGNFLTGAEHDGKGKASYPHRSAFCLETQHFPDSPNQPAFPTTTLKAGQEYKTVTVYKFSLKK; this is encoded by the coding sequence ATGAACAACAGACTTTATCCAACCTGCCTGGCCCTGGTTTTTATTGGGGTTTTGAGCGGATGTACCAGTTCCTTAAATAAAAAAAACGCATTCAGTGATACCTCGGCGGTGTCAACCTTGTGGGTTCCGGATTCCGGAGCTTTTAAGGGAGAGGTAAAGGGGAAAACAGTGGGCCTCTATACTTTAGTAAATAAGAACAATGCAAAAGCAGTAATTACCAATTACGGGGGGCGCCTGGTTTCTTTATCAGTACCGGATGCAAAAAACGGGTTCACAGATGTTATTTTGGGCTACGATAGTTTAAAATCGTATCAGAAAAAAGGAGAGCCTTTTTTTGGTGCTTTGATAGGGCGCTACGGAAACCGCATTGCAAAAGGCAAATTCAATTTAGATGGAAAACCTTATCAGCTGGAATTGAATGATGGAATAAATACGCTGCATGGTGGATCCAGCGGTTTTTATGCGCAGGTATGGGATGCTAAAAAAGTTAACGATCAGACCCTGGAACTGAGCTATTTCTCTAAAGATGGGGAAGGGGGCTATCCGGGTAATCTAAAAGTTAAGGTAACTTATGAGCTGACGGATGATAATGAGGTTAAAATCAGCTATACTGCAAATACTGATAAAAATACGGTGGTTAATCTGACTAATCATGCCTATTTTAACCTGAATGGGGCAGGAGATTCTACAATTACCGATCATTTACTAAGCATTGACGCGGATTCTTATACGCCGGTTGATGAGACTTTAATTCCAACGGGAAAAATAGAAAAACTTGCAGGTACGCCCTTTGATTTTAATAAACCAACTTTAATCGGTGCAAGAATCAATGAAAGCAATGAGCAATTGAAATACGGAAAAGGTTACGATCATAATTTTGTGTTAAGAAAAGCTGCAGGTCTGCAAAAAGTGGCCACAGTGAGTAGCCCAAAAACAGGTATCGTAATGGAGATTTTAACGGAAGAGCCGGGTCTTCAGTTTTACAGCGGAAACTTTTTAACAGGAGCCGAACATGATGGAAAGGGTAAAGCTAGTTATCCGCACCGTTCTGCATTTTGCCTGGAAACACAACATTTTCCTGACTCACCAAACCAGCCTGCTTTTCCGACAACAACATTGAAAGCGGGACAGGAATACAAAACTGTAACAGTTTATAAGTTCTCCCTGAAGAAATAA
- a CDS encoding GNAT family N-acetyltransferase has product MENIKISRAAIEDMETIQQIGRQTFFETFAESNTEADMKKYLDGHFSQEQLSTEVNHPDSRFYIAWEDQSPIGYLKVNTGQAQTELQDENSLEIERIYVLSAYHGKKVGQLLYEKALEVARLLKKSSIWLGVWEENLRAIKFYTRNGFVAFDQHIFKMGDDEQIDIMMKKRL; this is encoded by the coding sequence ATGGAGAACATTAAAATCAGTCGGGCTGCCATTGAGGATATGGAGACGATACAGCAAATCGGGCGACAAACATTTTTTGAAACCTTTGCAGAAAGCAATACCGAAGCTGATATGAAAAAATACCTGGATGGTCATTTCAGTCAGGAACAACTGAGTACGGAGGTTAACCATCCGGATTCCAGGTTCTACATCGCCTGGGAAGATCAAAGTCCCATCGGGTACCTGAAAGTAAATACAGGACAGGCGCAGACTGAGCTACAGGACGAAAATTCGCTTGAAATAGAGCGCATTTATGTGCTAAGCGCCTACCATGGTAAAAAAGTAGGACAACTGTTATATGAAAAAGCACTGGAAGTAGCCAGGCTATTGAAGAAATCCTCCATCTGGTTGGGCGTTTGGGAAGAAAACTTAAGGGCGATAAAATTCTATACCAGGAATGGGTTTGTAGCCTTCGATCAGCACATCTTTAAAATGGGCGATGATGAACAGATTGACATCATGATGAAAAAAAGATTGTAA
- a CDS encoding RagB/SusD family nutrient uptake outer membrane protein translates to MKTITIKLSICAVFLLTMGACKKGFLDAEPMTTATDVNYYKTPKDALYALVGCYDGLQIVWSDGVALPVAAEVMSDNTFGGTGNSDGFGYQMLDEFDKSRSPSDQNLFGRNWILYYQALYRCNVLISKMDQIQWGSDAQLRKTYESEARFLRAYLLFDMVRLWGNIPLLTAPSAENVPQANPDAVYKVIADDLVFAAENMPATAYPAQAVADHGRVTKYAAEALLGRVFLYYTGYYAKPDLVGVVNKTKALGYLEHVISTGGYGLIPDFAKLWPAASLDAYVGEDHKETVFAIKYTFTSDYNGNTDGNHWMVFGGLRDQSFYPYGSGWGAETVNPKLWNAYAAGDTRRSGSIISITDEKIPFVSQNKQREYTGYYIKKYSPMIGLDGKPLPNANGNPNFPIGQYQDYVSIRYADVLLMAAELGSTNAQTYFNEVRQRAYQGAFTPLAVSQENIMKERRLEFAFEGIRYYDLLRQGVNKAAQEIAESTTLLNGGQPVTKTISAGNIILTKGLQQIPNTEITLSNGTLKQNAGW, encoded by the coding sequence ATGAAAACTATAACTATAAAATTAAGCATCTGCGCAGTTTTTCTTTTGACAATGGGCGCCTGTAAAAAAGGTTTTCTTGATGCGGAACCCATGACCACAGCAACTGATGTTAACTATTATAAAACACCGAAAGATGCACTTTATGCATTGGTTGGCTGTTATGATGGATTGCAGATCGTTTGGTCTGATGGTGTGGCTTTGCCCGTAGCTGCAGAAGTGATGTCCGACAATACCTTCGGGGGTACTGGAAATTCGGATGGGTTCGGTTATCAGATGCTGGATGAATTTGATAAATCACGTTCTCCCTCAGATCAGAACCTCTTTGGCCGTAACTGGATCTTATATTATCAGGCTTTATATCGTTGCAATGTGCTGATCAGTAAAATGGACCAGATACAATGGGGTAGTGATGCTCAACTGAGAAAGACCTATGAGTCGGAAGCGCGCTTTTTGCGTGCCTACCTGTTATTTGATATGGTCCGTTTATGGGGAAATATTCCTTTATTAACAGCGCCTTCAGCCGAAAATGTTCCCCAGGCAAACCCTGATGCCGTTTATAAGGTAATTGCAGACGATCTGGTTTTTGCAGCAGAAAATATGCCGGCAACTGCATACCCTGCACAAGCAGTAGCTGATCATGGCAGAGTAACCAAATACGCAGCGGAAGCATTGCTGGGTAGGGTTTTTCTATACTATACTGGTTATTATGCAAAGCCAGATCTGGTTGGAGTGGTTAATAAAACAAAAGCACTGGGCTACTTAGAGCATGTAATCAGCACAGGTGGGTATGGTCTGATTCCTGATTTTGCTAAATTATGGCCGGCTGCTTCGCTTGACGCTTATGTCGGAGAAGATCATAAAGAAACTGTTTTCGCCATTAAATATACCTTTACAAGCGATTATAATGGAAATACGGACGGCAACCACTGGATGGTATTTGGAGGCCTGAGAGATCAGTCTTTCTATCCATACGGCAGTGGCTGGGGTGCAGAAACGGTGAATCCTAAATTGTGGAATGCCTATGCCGCTGGTGATACGCGTAGATCAGGTTCAATCATTTCTATCACAGATGAAAAGATTCCATTTGTCAGCCAGAATAAACAAAGGGAGTATACCGGATATTATATCAAAAAATACAGTCCGATGATTGGGCTGGATGGTAAACCTTTACCGAATGCGAATGGGAATCCAAATTTTCCCATTGGGCAATATCAGGATTATGTGTCTATACGCTATGCCGATGTATTGCTGATGGCCGCGGAACTGGGTAGCACAAATGCGCAGACCTATTTCAATGAAGTGCGACAACGTGCCTATCAGGGTGCATTTACGCCATTGGCGGTAAGTCAGGAGAACATTATGAAAGAACGCAGATTGGAATTTGCCTTTGAAGGCATTCGTTATTATGACCTGCTCCGTCAGGGTGTAAATAAGGCGGCGCAAGAGATTGCGGAAAGCACGACCTTACTAAATGGCGGTCAACCGGTCACTAAAACGATCTCAGCGGGCAACATCATCCTCACTAAAGGACTTCAACAAATTCCTAATACTGAGATTACCCTGTCTAACGGAACCTTAAAACAAAATGCGGGCTGGTAG
- a CDS encoding FMN-binding negative transcriptional regulator: MYIPNQFQFRDKAEKIAFMKQYSFATIITNKGQIPIATQLPFFIYDTRDKLVLSSHFAIANEQVKYIETNISLIIFTEPHAYISPVHYDKVESVPTWDYISIHAYGKAKILEDEGSKIKVLEEMIGFYDQNYLAQWNSLSDKFKIGMMRGIVAFELEVTELQGQKKISQNKTEVERQRIANHLEKGGSTVENDLATYIRKL, translated from the coding sequence ATGTATATACCGAACCAATTTCAGTTTAGGGACAAGGCAGAAAAGATTGCCTTTATGAAGCAATACAGCTTTGCAACAATCATCACCAACAAGGGGCAGATTCCTATTGCGACTCAATTGCCCTTTTTTATATATGACACCCGGGATAAGTTAGTTTTAAGTTCTCATTTTGCCATTGCCAATGAACAGGTGAAATATATAGAAACCAATATTTCTTTGATCATATTTACAGAACCACATGCCTATATCTCTCCTGTTCATTACGATAAAGTAGAAAGTGTTCCAACCTGGGATTACATTTCTATACATGCCTATGGCAAAGCAAAAATCCTGGAAGATGAGGGTTCCAAAATCAAAGTCCTGGAAGAGATGATCGGATTTTATGATCAAAACTATTTAGCGCAATGGAACAGCCTTTCCGACAAGTTTAAAATTGGGATGATGAGGGGCATCGTTGCTTTTGAGCTGGAAGTAACCGAGTTGCAGGGACAAAAGAAAATAAGCCAGAATAAAACCGAAGTTGAACGGCAGCGAATCGCTAATCACCTGGAAAAAGGCGGCAGTACCGTTGAAAATGATCTGGCAACTTACATTCGAAAATTATAG